The proteins below are encoded in one region of Streptomyces cyanogenus:
- a CDS encoding sugar ABC transporter substrate-binding protein — protein MARFRTWVGIALAGALSVSLAACSSTGGKRAEDARKAAAAQGRAAVNTPRWTFAMITHSGDGDTFWDIVQSGAKQAAVKDNINFLYSHDDEAQQQAQLVDAAVDKKVDGIIVTLAKPDALKAAVARAEKAGIPVITVNSGSGESKAFGALTHIGQDETVAGEAVGDELNKRGRKKALCVLHEQGNVGHEQRCDGVAKTFRGTLRKLYVNGTNMPDVQSAVEAKLQADRSIDSVVTLGAPYADTAVKARTDAGSKAEIDTFDLNAKVAASLEDGTLGFAVDQQPYLQGYQAVDLLWLYKYNGDVLGGGRPVLTGPQIVTKDQASALAEYTDRGTR, from the coding sequence GTGGCACGGTTTCGGACCTGGGTAGGCATAGCACTGGCGGGGGCACTCTCCGTGTCCCTGGCGGCATGCAGCAGCACCGGAGGCAAGCGGGCGGAGGACGCCCGCAAGGCCGCCGCCGCCCAGGGCAGGGCGGCGGTGAACACCCCCCGCTGGACCTTCGCGATGATCACCCACTCCGGGGACGGCGACACCTTCTGGGACATCGTGCAGAGCGGTGCGAAGCAGGCCGCCGTCAAGGACAACATCAACTTCCTGTACTCGCACGACGACGAGGCCCAGCAGCAGGCCCAGCTGGTGGACGCGGCCGTGGACAAGAAGGTCGACGGCATCATCGTCACCCTCGCCAAGCCGGACGCCCTGAAGGCCGCCGTGGCCCGCGCCGAGAAGGCCGGCATCCCGGTGATCACCGTGAACTCCGGCTCCGGGGAGTCCAAGGCCTTCGGCGCGCTCACCCACATCGGCCAGGACGAGACCGTGGCCGGCGAGGCGGTCGGTGACGAGCTGAACAAGCGCGGGCGGAAGAAGGCCCTGTGCGTGCTGCACGAGCAGGGCAACGTCGGCCACGAGCAGCGCTGCGACGGCGTCGCCAAGACCTTCCGCGGCACGCTGCGCAAGCTGTACGTCAACGGCACCAACATGCCCGACGTGCAGTCCGCGGTCGAGGCCAAGCTCCAGGCCGACCGGTCCATCGACTCCGTCGTCACCCTCGGCGCGCCCTACGCCGACACCGCCGTGAAGGCGAGGACGGACGCGGGCAGCAAGGCCGAGATCGACACCTTCGACCTGAACGCCAAGGTCGCGGCCTCGCTGGAGGACGGCACCCTCGGCTTCGCCGTGGACCAGCAGCCGTACCTCCAGGGCTACCAGGCCGTCGACCTGCTGTGGCTCTACAAGTACAACGGCGACGTCCTCGGCGGCGGCAGGCCGGTCCTGACCGGCCCGCAGATCGTCACCAAGGACCAGGCGTCCGCGCTGGCGGAGTACACCGATCGGGGCACCCGATGA
- a CDS encoding sensor histidine kinase: MSTDEWARAPKVFTGRRWLFPSALVHELDPDAAASGRRPRRTARDWVVDFFCFLLAVLIGLLSADSMRQEDLPDGYAALDQALGALACGAVWLRRRWPVGLAVALVPVAFLSNTAGGAGVVALFTLAVHRPLRYVAWAGGASVALVPVFFWLRPDPDVPYVVAVASGVLLTAAMVGWGMFVRSKRQLVLSLRDRARHAETEARLRAEQAQRLAREAIAREMHDVLAHRLTLLSVHAGALEFRPDAPREEVARAAGVIRESAHEALQDLREIIGVLRAGEADEPPGGRPQPTLAALDALVAECREAGMNVALDHRVADPAAVPASVGRTAYRIAQEALTNARKHAPGTDVTVRLAGTPGDGLTVTVTNPAPSSEVPPVPGSGQGLIGLTERASLAGGHLEHGTRPDGGFEVRGWLPWPRT, from the coding sequence GTGAGCACAGACGAGTGGGCGCGGGCGCCGAAGGTATTCACGGGCCGCCGGTGGCTGTTCCCCTCCGCGCTGGTACACGAACTGGACCCGGACGCCGCGGCCTCCGGCCGGCGGCCCCGGCGCACGGCGCGCGACTGGGTGGTCGACTTCTTCTGCTTCCTGCTGGCCGTGCTGATCGGCCTGCTGAGCGCGGACAGCATGCGGCAGGAGGACCTGCCGGACGGCTACGCCGCCCTCGACCAGGCGCTGGGCGCACTCGCCTGCGGCGCGGTGTGGCTGCGGCGCCGGTGGCCGGTCGGCCTCGCCGTGGCGTTGGTGCCGGTCGCCTTCCTGTCCAACACCGCGGGCGGCGCGGGCGTGGTCGCCCTCTTCACGCTCGCCGTGCACCGGCCCCTCCGGTACGTGGCCTGGGCGGGCGGGGCGTCCGTGGCGCTGGTCCCGGTCTTCTTCTGGCTGCGGCCCGACCCCGACGTGCCGTACGTCGTGGCGGTCGCCTCGGGCGTGCTGCTCACCGCAGCGATGGTCGGCTGGGGCATGTTCGTACGGTCCAAACGGCAGCTCGTGCTGAGCCTGCGCGACCGCGCCCGGCACGCGGAGACCGAGGCCCGGCTGCGGGCCGAGCAGGCCCAGCGGCTGGCCCGCGAGGCCATCGCCCGCGAGATGCACGACGTGCTCGCCCACCGGCTCACCCTGCTGAGCGTGCACGCGGGCGCCCTGGAGTTCCGGCCGGACGCGCCGCGCGAGGAGGTCGCGCGGGCCGCCGGGGTGATCCGGGAGAGCGCCCACGAGGCCCTGCAGGACCTGCGGGAGATCATCGGGGTGCTGCGGGCCGGCGAGGCCGACGAGCCGCCCGGCGGGCGCCCGCAGCCGACGCTGGCCGCACTGGACGCCCTCGTCGCCGAGTGCCGCGAGGCCGGCATGAACGTCGCCCTCGACCACCGCGTCGCCGACCCGGCCGCCGTCCCTGCCTCCGTCGGCCGCACCGCCTACCGCATCGCCCAGGAGGCCCTGACCAACGCCCGTAAACACGCCCCCGGCACCGACGTCACCGTCCGTCTCGCCGGCACCCCCGGCGACGGCCTCACGGTCACCGTCACCAACCCCGCCCCGTCCTCCGAGGTACCGCCCGTCCCCGGCTCCGGCCAGGGCCTGATCGGCCTCACCGAACGCGCCTCGCTGGCCGGGGGACACCTGGAACACGGCACGCGACCGGACGGCGGTTTCGAGGTACGGGGGTGGCTGCCGTGGCCGCGCACCTGA
- a CDS encoding MFS transporter, translating to MSEPRTATVQAIDGRRRTDRADTGGRSVAPLWWVWLAAWPVTAVFVLSNAATPLYVLWQRDIGFSKGTLTVVFAFYIIGLIGSLLVSGVVSDRLGRKPVLLPALVLALAACAIFATAASVAALIVARLFTGIAVGAVVSAGMAAVTDVAGPERKRIAALLASCAMVFGAGLGPLLAGVLSETVPGPTVTVFVVEAALLVTAVLCVLRMPVRRPEVRAKGAWIRVPGVPQGNGRQLALGIAVFAPGITATSFVLSLGPSLLSGLLDTTNRIVAGAMAFVMFLAATGVQFAVQRLRRRTILTAGAVSTTLSMIMLVVAVHTSAVAVLILSALLAGAGQGMGQLGGLSLLNSSIPPQRLAEANAALNVGGYIPAGALPVSAGYLSDAVGLTNGATIFGAVLMGVAVIGGLVVLATRRQVTDPA from the coding sequence ATGTCCGAGCCCCGGACCGCAACCGTCCAGGCCATCGACGGGAGGCGACGTACAGACCGCGCGGACACCGGCGGGCGATCCGTCGCGCCCCTGTGGTGGGTGTGGCTGGCCGCATGGCCGGTGACCGCCGTCTTCGTGCTCTCGAACGCGGCCACGCCGTTGTACGTGCTGTGGCAGCGCGACATCGGCTTCTCCAAGGGCACCCTGACCGTGGTGTTCGCCTTCTACATCATCGGCCTCATCGGCTCGCTGCTGGTCTCCGGCGTGGTCTCCGACCGGCTCGGCCGCAAGCCCGTCCTGCTGCCCGCCCTGGTGCTCGCCCTCGCCGCGTGCGCGATCTTCGCGACCGCCGCCAGCGTGGCCGCGCTGATCGTGGCCCGGCTGTTCACCGGGATCGCGGTCGGTGCCGTCGTCTCGGCCGGCATGGCCGCCGTGACGGACGTCGCCGGACCCGAGCGCAAGCGGATCGCCGCCCTGCTCGCCTCCTGCGCGATGGTCTTCGGCGCCGGGCTCGGCCCGCTGCTCGCCGGCGTGCTCTCCGAGACGGTGCCCGGCCCGACCGTGACCGTCTTCGTCGTCGAGGCCGCGCTCCTGGTCACCGCGGTGCTGTGCGTGCTGCGTATGCCGGTGCGCCGTCCCGAGGTGCGCGCCAAGGGCGCCTGGATCCGGGTGCCCGGCGTGCCGCAGGGCAACGGCCGTCAGCTCGCCCTGGGCATCGCGGTGTTCGCCCCCGGCATCACCGCCACGTCCTTCGTGCTCTCGCTCGGTCCCTCGCTGCTGTCCGGCCTGCTCGACACCACCAACCGGATCGTCGCCGGCGCCATGGCGTTCGTGATGTTCCTCGCCGCCACGGGCGTGCAGTTCGCCGTCCAGCGGCTGCGCCGCCGCACCATCCTCACGGCCGGCGCGGTCAGCACCACGCTCAGCATGATCATGCTGGTCGTCGCCGTGCACACCTCGGCGGTGGCGGTGCTCATCCTCTCCGCGCTGCTGGCCGGCGCCGGCCAGGGCATGGGCCAGCTCGGCGGACTGTCGCTGCTCAACTCCAGCATCCCGCCGCAGCGCCTGGCCGAGGCCAACGCCGCACTCAACGTGGGTGGTTACATCCCGGCCGGTGCCCTGCCGGTCTCCGCCGGCTACCTCAGCGACGCCGTGGGCCTGACCAACGGCGCCACGATCTTCGGCGCGGTTCTGATGGGTGTCGCCGTGATCGGCGGGCTGGTGGTCCTGGCCACCCGGCGCCAGGTGACGGACCCGGCCTGA
- a CDS encoding ScbR family autoregulator-binding transcription factor, with amino-acid sequence MSEPQATAFAQPRTTVRRGSDPKQERSARTRLRVLIGAAELFTERGFRHTSVKDVADRVEMTKGAVYFHYPTKESLAVAIVEEHYGRWPKILDEVTKEGRGPLDTAARMLECAAIAFQDDVIVQAGARLQLERPQIDAELPTPYVGWVSLLESLLTSAQEAGELRPGVEPGRAARSLVSAFFGSQHVSDVLSGRADVVERWRDLSELLFRSIRGD; translated from the coding sequence ATGTCAGAGCCGCAAGCGACCGCGTTCGCCCAGCCGAGAACCACGGTCAGAAGGGGATCCGATCCCAAACAGGAGCGCTCGGCCCGCACGCGTCTGCGGGTCCTGATCGGGGCGGCGGAGCTGTTCACCGAGCGCGGCTTCCGCCACACGTCGGTCAAGGACGTGGCGGACCGCGTCGAGATGACCAAGGGCGCCGTGTACTTCCACTACCCGACCAAGGAAAGCCTGGCGGTGGCCATCGTCGAGGAGCACTACGGGCGTTGGCCGAAAATACTCGACGAGGTCACCAAGGAGGGCCGGGGACCGCTGGACACCGCCGCGCGCATGCTCGAGTGCGCGGCCATCGCGTTCCAGGACGACGTGATCGTGCAGGCCGGCGCCCGGTTGCAGCTCGAACGCCCGCAGATCGACGCCGAACTGCCCACGCCCTACGTCGGCTGGGTCTCCCTGCTGGAGTCCCTGCTCACTTCCGCCCAGGAGGCGGGCGAGCTGCGTCCCGGGGTCGAACCGGGCCGGGCCGCCCGCTCGTTGGTCTCGGCGTTCTTCGGCTCCCAGCACGTCTCCGACGTCCTCAGCGGACGCGCGGACGTCGTGGAGCGGTGGCGGGATCTGAGCGAGCTGCTCTTTCGGTCGATCCGGGGTGACTGA
- a CDS encoding response regulator — protein MTATPIRLLLVDDDPLVRAGLALMIGGAEDIEIVGEAADGAQAEDLVRRARPDVVLMDIRMPSVDGITATRRLRARPEAPQVVVLTTFHADEQVLHALRAGAAGFVLKDTPPAEIVDAVRRVAAGEPVLSPAVTRQLMRHAAGSAADSRRTRARERLAVLNDREREVAVAVGRGLANAGIAAELFMSVATVKAHVSRILAKLGLDNRVQIALLAYDAGLLDGEAGH, from the coding sequence ATGACTGCGACGCCGATCAGACTGCTGCTCGTGGACGACGACCCCCTCGTACGCGCCGGACTGGCGCTGATGATCGGCGGGGCCGAGGACATCGAGATCGTCGGGGAGGCCGCCGACGGTGCGCAGGCGGAGGACCTGGTACGGCGGGCCCGGCCGGACGTCGTGCTGATGGACATCAGGATGCCGTCGGTGGACGGGATCACCGCGACGCGGCGGCTGCGCGCGCGGCCGGAGGCGCCGCAGGTCGTGGTGCTGACCACCTTCCACGCCGACGAACAGGTGCTGCACGCCCTGCGCGCCGGTGCCGCCGGCTTCGTGCTCAAGGACACCCCGCCCGCCGAGATCGTCGACGCCGTACGCCGGGTCGCGGCCGGCGAGCCGGTCCTGTCGCCCGCCGTCACGCGGCAGTTGATGCGGCACGCGGCCGGCAGCGCCGCCGACTCCCGGCGGACCCGTGCGCGCGAACGGCTCGCCGTCCTCAACGACCGCGAACGCGAGGTCGCCGTCGCCGTCGGGCGCGGCCTCGCCAACGCCGGGATCGCCGCGGAACTCTTCATGAGCGTGGCCACCGTCAAGGCGCACGTCTCCCGCATCCTCGCCAAGCTCGGCCTGGACAACCGTGTCCAGATCGCCCTGCTCGCCTACGACGCGGGCCTGTTGGACGGCGAGGCGGGGCACTGA
- a CDS encoding cytochrome P450 family protein, giving the protein MEPVTDLTQYGDALHRDPHPVYARLREQGPVHRVRLATPGGPWETWLVVGYGEARAALADPRLAKDTARIGEVPLDEQLIGKYLLTADPPQHTRLRGLVARAFTMRRVEQLRPRIQQITDELLDDMLPRGRADLIGSLAYPLPVTVICELLGVPQVDRAEFRKMSAEVVAPTGEDSERAATVRFAEYLTELIEDKRRAGPTDDLLSDLIRTTAEDGDRLSPQELRGLAYLLLIAGHETTVNLIGNAVLALLAHPAQLAALRADTTLLGAAVEETLRWDGPAHNATYRYAAEPLEIAGTRIAQNEGVLVGLTAAHRDPARYAEPDRFDIRRDTGGHLAFGHGIHYCLGAPLARLEGRIAIGTLLERAPGLALDGEPGEWLPGLLMRGVRSLPVRW; this is encoded by the coding sequence ATGGAACCAGTGACAGACCTGACGCAGTACGGTGACGCGCTCCACCGGGACCCGCACCCGGTCTACGCACGGCTGCGCGAACAGGGCCCCGTCCACCGGGTCCGGCTCGCCACGCCGGGCGGCCCCTGGGAGACCTGGCTGGTCGTGGGGTACGGGGAGGCCCGGGCCGCCCTCGCCGACCCCCGGCTGGCCAAGGACACCGCCAGGATCGGCGAGGTGCCGCTGGACGAGCAGCTGATCGGCAAGTACCTGCTGACGGCCGACCCGCCGCAGCACACGCGCCTGCGCGGCCTGGTCGCGCGCGCGTTCACCATGCGCCGGGTCGAGCAACTCCGCCCGAGGATCCAGCAGATCACCGACGAACTGCTCGACGACATGCTGCCGCGCGGCCGCGCCGACCTCATAGGCTCCCTCGCCTACCCGCTGCCGGTCACGGTCATCTGCGAGCTGCTCGGCGTCCCCCAGGTGGACCGCGCGGAGTTCAGGAAGATGTCCGCGGAGGTCGTCGCGCCGACCGGCGAGGACAGCGAGCGCGCCGCGACCGTCCGCTTCGCCGAGTACCTCACCGAGCTGATCGAGGACAAGCGCCGCGCCGGGCCCACGGACGACCTGCTGAGCGACCTGATCCGCACCACCGCCGAGGACGGCGACCGGCTCTCCCCGCAGGAGCTGCGCGGCCTGGCCTACCTGCTGCTCATCGCCGGCCACGAGACCACGGTCAACCTCATCGGCAACGCGGTCCTCGCCCTGCTCGCCCACCCCGCCCAACTGGCGGCCCTCCGCGCCGACACGACCCTCCTCGGCGCGGCGGTGGAGGAGACGCTGCGCTGGGACGGCCCGGCGCACAACGCCACCTACCGGTACGCCGCCGAACCGCTGGAGATCGCGGGCACCCGGATCGCACAGAACGAGGGCGTGCTGGTCGGCCTCACCGCCGCCCACCGCGACCCCGCCCGGTACGCCGAGCCGGACCGCTTCGACATCCGCCGCGACACCGGCGGCCACCTGGCCTTCGGCCACGGCATCCACTACTGCCTCGGCGCACCCCTGGCCCGCCTGGAGGGCCGCATCGCGATCGGCACCCTTCTGGAACGGGCTCCCGGCCTCGCCCTGGACGGCGAGCCGGGGGAGTGGCTGCCGGGCCTGCTGATGCGCGGCGTGCGCAGCCTGCCGGTGCGCTGGTAG
- a CDS encoding GntR family transcriptional regulator: MSLDLRVDRSSPVPLYFQLSQQLEAAIEQGSLTPGSLLGNEIELAARLGLSRPTVRQAIQSLVDKGLLVRRRGVGTQVVHSQVKRPLELSSLYDDLEAAGQRPATKVLVNTVVPASAGVAAALGVAEGGDVHRIERLRLAHGEPMAYLINHLPPGLLDLDTGQLEATGLYRLMRSAGITLHSARQSIGARGATAAEAERLGEAEGAPLLTMQRTTFDDTGRAVEFGDHTYRPSRYSFEFQLLVRP; encoded by the coding sequence GTGTCGCTCGACCTCCGTGTGGACCGTAGCTCCCCGGTGCCCCTGTACTTCCAGCTGTCCCAGCAGCTGGAGGCCGCCATCGAGCAGGGCAGCCTCACCCCGGGCAGCCTGCTGGGCAACGAGATCGAGCTGGCCGCGCGGCTCGGCCTGTCCCGGCCGACCGTCCGCCAGGCCATCCAGTCCCTCGTCGACAAGGGGCTCCTCGTCCGGCGCCGGGGCGTGGGCACCCAGGTCGTGCACAGCCAGGTCAAACGCCCCCTGGAGCTGAGCAGCCTCTACGACGACCTGGAGGCGGCAGGCCAGCGCCCCGCGACCAAGGTGCTGGTCAACACGGTCGTCCCGGCCTCGGCCGGGGTCGCCGCCGCGCTCGGCGTGGCCGAGGGCGGCGACGTGCACCGCATCGAGCGGCTCCGCCTCGCGCACGGCGAACCGATGGCGTACCTGATCAACCACCTGCCGCCCGGCCTGCTCGACCTCGACACCGGCCAGCTGGAGGCCACCGGCCTGTACCGGCTGATGCGCTCGGCCGGGATCACCCTGCACAGCGCCCGCCAGTCCATCGGCGCCCGCGGCGCCACGGCCGCCGAGGCCGAGCGGCTCGGCGAGGCCGAGGGGGCACCGCTGCTGACCATGCAGCGCACCACCTTCGACGACACCGGCCGTGCGGTCGAGTTCGGCGATCACACCTACCGGCCGAGCCGCTACTCCTTCGAGTTCCAGCTGCTCGTACGGCCGTGA
- a CDS encoding Gfo/Idh/MocA family protein yields the protein MRIGVIGTGRIGTLHARTLSRHREVGSLILTDAEPARAQELAHRLGETAAPGVDEIFRWGVDAVVITTATAAHAEYIGRAARLGLPVFCEKPIALDLPGTLHALAEVETAGTVLQMGFQRRFDAGYAGAREAVRSGRLGRLHTVRAMTCDQSPPPAEWLPLSGGLFRDTLIHDFDVLRWVTGREVADVYATGSDGGPAMFREAGDVATGAALLTLDDGTLATATATRMNGAGYDVRMELAGERDTVVVGLDDRTPLASTEPSGPPPADKPWRGFLERFGPAYEAELNAFVEVLRGERANPCDGREALQALRIAEACERSRRERRRVPLAEIPGGAGTSYG from the coding sequence ATGCGCATCGGGGTCATCGGTACAGGCCGCATCGGCACCCTTCACGCGAGGACGCTCAGCCGTCACCGCGAGGTCGGTTCCCTGATCCTGACGGACGCTGAGCCGGCGCGGGCGCAGGAGCTGGCGCACCGGCTGGGCGAGACGGCGGCGCCGGGCGTGGACGAGATCTTCCGCTGGGGCGTGGACGCGGTGGTGATCACCACCGCGACGGCGGCCCACGCCGAGTACATCGGCCGGGCGGCCCGCCTGGGCCTGCCGGTGTTCTGCGAGAAGCCGATCGCGCTGGACCTGCCGGGCACACTGCACGCGCTGGCCGAGGTGGAGACGGCCGGCACGGTCCTGCAGATGGGCTTCCAGCGGCGGTTCGACGCGGGCTACGCCGGCGCCCGGGAGGCCGTCCGCAGCGGCCGGCTCGGCCGGCTGCACACCGTGCGGGCCATGACCTGCGACCAGTCCCCTCCCCCGGCCGAGTGGCTGCCGCTGTCCGGCGGGCTGTTCCGGGACACGCTGATCCACGACTTCGACGTGCTGCGCTGGGTGACCGGCCGGGAGGTGGCCGACGTGTACGCCACCGGCTCGGACGGCGGTCCCGCGATGTTCCGGGAGGCCGGGGACGTCGCCACGGGCGCGGCGCTGCTCACGCTGGACGACGGCACGCTGGCCACGGCGACGGCGACCCGGATGAACGGCGCCGGGTACGACGTCCGGATGGAGCTGGCCGGGGAGCGGGACACCGTGGTGGTGGGCCTGGACGACCGGACGCCCCTCGCGTCCACCGAGCCGAGCGGGCCGCCGCCCGCGGACAAGCCGTGGAGGGGCTTCCTGGAGCGGTTCGGACCCGCGTACGAGGCCGAGCTGAACGCCTTCGTGGAGGTCCTGCGCGGCGAGCGCGCCAACCCCTGTGACGGCCGGGAGGCGTTGCAGGCGCTGCGGATCGCCGAGGCCTGCGAACGCTCCCGCCGCGAGCGGCGCCGGGTGCCGCTCGCGGAGATCCCGGGCGGCGCGGGGACGTCGTACGGCTGA
- a CDS encoding ABC transporter permease, whose protein sequence is MSTATDEKLLDERILQTSPLRKLLTRPELGSVVGALAVFVFFAVAADGFLRASSLSTVLYASSTIGIMAVPVALLMIGGEFDLSVGVLVTSSALVSSMFSYQMTANTWVGVGVSLLVTLAVGAFNGFMLTRTKLPSFIITLGTFLMLTGMNLGFTKLIDGTVSTKTIADMEGFPSAHAVFASTLTLGGVDVKVTILWWLGLVALASWILLRTRTGNWIFAVGGNEDAARAVGVPVARTKIGLYMGVAFGAWISGQHLLFSFDAVQSGEGVGNELIYIIAAVIGGCLITGGYGSAVGSAVGALLFGMTSKGIVFAEWNPDWFKFFLGAMLLLATLLNAWVRKRAEATK, encoded by the coding sequence ATGAGCACGGCCACCGACGAGAAGCTGCTTGATGAAAGGATTCTGCAGACCTCCCCGCTGCGGAAGCTGCTCACCCGCCCGGAACTGGGCTCGGTCGTCGGCGCCCTCGCCGTCTTCGTCTTCTTCGCCGTCGCCGCCGACGGCTTCCTGCGCGCCTCCAGCCTCAGCACGGTCCTCTACGCCTCCTCGACCATCGGCATCATGGCCGTACCCGTGGCCCTGCTGATGATCGGCGGCGAGTTCGACCTCTCGGTGGGCGTCCTGGTGACCTCGTCCGCGCTGGTCTCCTCGATGTTCAGCTACCAGATGACCGCGAACACCTGGGTCGGCGTGGGCGTGTCGCTGCTGGTCACGCTCGCCGTCGGTGCCTTCAACGGCTTCATGCTCACCCGCACGAAACTGCCCAGCTTCATCATCACGCTGGGCACCTTCCTGATGCTGACCGGCATGAACCTCGGCTTCACCAAGCTGATCGACGGCACGGTCTCCACCAAGACCATCGCCGACATGGAGGGCTTCCCCAGCGCCCACGCCGTGTTCGCCTCGACGCTCACGCTCGGCGGCGTCGACGTGAAGGTCACCATCCTGTGGTGGCTCGGCCTGGTCGCCCTCGCCTCCTGGATCCTGCTGCGCACCCGCACCGGAAACTGGATCTTCGCCGTCGGCGGCAACGAGGACGCGGCCCGCGCGGTCGGCGTCCCGGTCGCCCGGACCAAGATCGGCCTCTACATGGGCGTCGCGTTCGGCGCCTGGATCTCCGGCCAGCACCTGCTCTTCTCCTTCGACGCCGTCCAGTCCGGCGAAGGCGTCGGCAACGAGCTGATCTACATCATCGCGGCCGTCATCGGCGGCTGCCTGATCACCGGCGGCTACGGCAGCGCGGTCGGCTCGGCCGTGGGCGCCCTGCTGTTCGGCATGACCAGCAAGGGCATCGTCTTCGCCGAGTGGAACCCCGACTGGTTCAAGTTCTTCCTCGGAGCGATGCTGCTCCTCGCGACCCTGCTCAACGCCTGGGTCCGCAAGCGCGCGGAGGCCACCAAGTGA
- a CDS encoding ScbA/BarX family gamma-butyrolactone biosynthesis protein — MPGLEMRTDRPGPELYWGRLNFDHRVPRESVHKAADAEVFLTDAERLGDERFAVAAAWRRDHYLGHHDGCAADPVLLAETARQTAIHLSHRFLDVPHGMPFVLNAVTVDLTEALPPLGAHGLAVGLDVVCRPPAEGARRLRLELEADVLVQRRRLGRVGVHWEPMEPRRYALLRRRVERSPEGERPRPAPPRVPLPPARVGQLAERDVLIEADPLRANGWWLRLDQEHPVLFDHESDHVPGMALVEAFRQASQVAAADGEPGAGAVTLIVVRFTAFGELDAPVAIIAEPAEGGGRTFTVRARQGDRELARATVRRGMAEPALTRLDAAC; from the coding sequence ATGCCTGGGCTCGAAATGCGCACCGACCGACCGGGGCCTGAGCTCTACTGGGGGAGGCTGAACTTCGACCACCGCGTTCCGCGTGAGTCCGTTCACAAGGCGGCCGACGCGGAAGTGTTCCTGACGGACGCGGAGCGGCTCGGCGACGAACGCTTCGCGGTCGCCGCCGCGTGGCGCCGGGACCACTACCTCGGCCATCACGACGGCTGCGCGGCCGACCCGGTGCTGCTCGCGGAGACCGCCCGGCAGACCGCGATCCATCTGTCCCACCGTTTCCTCGACGTCCCGCACGGGATGCCGTTCGTGCTGAACGCGGTCACCGTCGACCTCACCGAGGCCCTGCCGCCGCTCGGCGCGCACGGCCTCGCCGTGGGACTCGACGTCGTCTGCCGCCCGCCCGCCGAGGGCGCGCGGCGCCTGCGCCTGGAACTCGAGGCCGACGTCCTGGTGCAACGCCGCCGCCTCGGGCGGGTGGGGGTGCACTGGGAGCCGATGGAGCCGCGCCGCTACGCCCTGCTGCGGCGGCGCGTGGAGCGGAGCCCGGAAGGGGAGCGGCCGCGTCCGGCGCCGCCGCGCGTGCCGCTGCCGCCGGCCCGTGTCGGCCAGCTCGCCGAACGGGACGTGCTCATCGAGGCCGACCCGCTGCGGGCGAACGGCTGGTGGCTGCGGCTCGACCAGGAGCACCCCGTGCTCTTCGACCACGAGTCGGATCACGTCCCGGGCATGGCGCTCGTGGAGGCGTTCCGGCAGGCGAGCCAGGTCGCCGCGGCCGACGGTGAGCCGGGCGCCGGCGCGGTGACCCTGATCGTCGTGCGGTTCACGGCGTTCGGCGAACTGGACGCGCCGGTGGCGATCATCGCCGAACCCGCCGAAGGCGGCGGACGCACCTTCACCGTCCGCGCCCGCCAGGGCGACCGTGAACTCGCCCGGGCCACGGTGCGCCGCGGTATGGCGGAACCCGCCCTGACCCGGCTGGACGCGGCATGCTGA
- a CDS encoding ArsR/SmtB family transcription factor, producing the protein MPAPTAAAPAVKVFPEPPDLPEPLPEPGVDELRLETVLGALSDPLRLTIVRKLLLESENFDHSCGWFGFDRPKSSLTHHFKALREAGITRQRQYGLERRSHVRVDDLNARFPGLLDLVAAWTPQA; encoded by the coding sequence ATGCCCGCGCCCACGGCCGCCGCGCCCGCCGTCAAGGTGTTCCCCGAGCCGCCCGACCTGCCGGAACCCCTGCCGGAGCCGGGGGTGGACGAGCTGCGTCTGGAGACCGTGCTCGGCGCGCTCAGCGATCCCCTGCGGCTGACGATCGTCCGCAAACTCCTCCTGGAGTCGGAGAACTTCGACCACTCCTGCGGCTGGTTCGGCTTCGACCGGCCCAAGTCGTCGCTCACCCATCACTTCAAGGCGCTGCGCGAGGCGGGGATCACGCGCCAGCGCCAGTACGGCCTGGAGCGTCGGAGCCACGTCCGGGTCGACGACCTCAACGCCCGGTTCCCCGGCCTCCTCGACCTGGTGGCGGCCTGGACACCGCAGGCGTGA